A single Planctomycetota bacterium DNA region contains:
- a CDS encoding glutamate dehydrogenase gives MRPSDATAIYFERAANELDLSAEMRRLLLTARREVQVQIPVEMDSGELATFIGYRVQHNNARGPMKGGLRYHPQVDLDEVRTLAALMTWKTAVVDIPYGGAKGGVSVDPQTLSRRELERLTRRFVDAIHDLFGPDVDIPAPDLGTSPEVMAWIMNQYGNYHGFAPACVTGKPVEYHGIAGREEATGRGVGALTTKLLSRLGRRLPGARIALQGFGNVGSHTARFLKDAECKIIAVSDATAGFHRADGLDVGELVKYAQSHGGRLAGFTGGDALSNAELLALDCDVLVPAALGGVITAANAAAVRAPVIVEGANAPVDPEADAILAERGVIVLPDILANAGGVTASWFEWVQNRQHYQWGIHRVRQELDRILGEAFEQVWQLSTSRKVTLRTAAYMVGVGRVARATVLGGIA, from the coding sequence ATGCGCCCCAGCGACGCCACCGCGATCTACTTCGAGCGTGCCGCCAACGAGCTCGACCTCTCCGCGGAGATGCGCCGGCTGCTCCTCACCGCGCGGCGCGAGGTCCAGGTGCAGATCCCGGTGGAAATGGACAGCGGCGAGCTGGCGACGTTCATCGGCTACCGGGTGCAGCACAACAACGCGCGTGGCCCGATGAAGGGGGGGCTCCGCTACCACCCCCAGGTCGACCTCGACGAGGTCCGCACGCTGGCGGCGCTGATGACCTGGAAGACCGCGGTCGTCGACATCCCCTACGGCGGTGCGAAGGGGGGCGTGTCGGTCGATCCCCAGACCCTCTCGCGCCGTGAGCTCGAGCGGCTCACGCGCCGGTTCGTCGACGCGATCCACGACCTGTTCGGCCCCGACGTCGACATCCCCGCCCCCGACCTCGGCACGTCGCCGGAGGTGATGGCCTGGATCATGAACCAGTACGGCAACTACCACGGCTTCGCCCCCGCCTGCGTCACCGGCAAGCCGGTCGAATACCACGGCATCGCCGGCCGTGAGGAGGCGACCGGGCGCGGCGTCGGGGCGCTGACCACCAAGCTCCTCAGCCGGCTCGGGCGGCGCTTGCCCGGCGCCCGGATCGCGCTGCAGGGGTTCGGCAACGTCGGCTCCCACACGGCGCGGTTCCTCAAGGACGCCGAGTGCAAGATCATCGCGGTCAGCGACGCCACCGCCGGGTTCCACCGCGCCGACGGGCTCGACGTCGGCGAGCTGGTGAAATACGCCCAGTCCCACGGCGGCCGGCTCGCCGGCTTCACCGGCGGCGACGCGCTCTCCAACGCCGAGCTGCTCGCGCTCGACTGCGACGTCCTCGTGCCGGCGGCGCTGGGGGGCGTGATCACCGCCGCCAACGCCGCCGCCGTCCGCGCCCCGGTGATCGTCGAAGGGGCCAACGCCCCGGTCGATCCCGAGGCCGACGCGATCCTCGCCGAGCGCGGTGTGATCGTGCTCCCCGACATCCTCGCCAACGCCGGCGGCGTGACGGCGAGCTGGTTCGAGTGGGTGCAAAACCGCCAGCATTACCAGTGGGGCATCCACCGCGTCCGCCAGGAGCTCGACCGGATCCTCGGCGAGGCGTTCGAGCAGGTCTGGCAACTGTCGACGTCGCGGAAGGTCACGCTCCGCACCGCCGCCTACATGGTGGGCGTCGGCCGCGTCGCCCGGGCGACCGTTCTCGGTGGCATCGCCTGA
- a CDS encoding ABC transporter permease, with product MRNAWLVACREFAENVHTKGFWLGIAMVPLLLVLGFSAQRLLESSTPSRAFVVVDPADVYGDAIDAAVERLHQREVLKAFGEYFSRHAVRGKTVPAADLEATPAVDVEKVLQEFSDTNPAALEAFVNAGGLAVAMAKVNGLIAPDAPPFVQPRKLFVRVDLPAGIDPEAGPAAVADALRPWLRGEQKVEIDGRPTDLFAAVIVPEDIADHVSRPGGVPRVPEPGESVQYWAANLADTDLRTEIERAINDQQRRAEYVAKGMDAAAVQAVQRTSVPVVKLDPRKASGREQVSLADQLRQWAPVGFVYLLWTSIFAVASLLLNNTIEEKSNRLVEVLLSSVTPGELMFGKLLGIAAVGLTMILAWIAGMVGMLWWNAGPQAEQARSLLDVVTRSGLLPAFVGYFILGYLLYGSLFLALGSVCNTLKEAQNMMQPVMLVMIVPLLTMMFIPKDPNGTLARVMSWIPIYTPFVMMNRAAASPPPWEIVGTTLLLLAAVAVTLCLAGRIFATGILRTGQPPRLVELWQWLVRGA from the coding sequence ATGAGAAACGCCTGGCTCGTCGCCTGCCGCGAATTCGCCGAGAACGTCCATACCAAGGGGTTTTGGCTCGGGATCGCGATGGTCCCGCTCTTGCTCGTCCTCGGGTTCTCGGCGCAGCGCCTCCTCGAATCGAGCACGCCCTCGCGCGCCTTCGTCGTCGTCGACCCGGCCGATGTCTACGGCGACGCGATCGACGCCGCCGTCGAGCGGCTCCACCAGCGCGAGGTGCTCAAGGCGTTCGGCGAGTACTTCTCGCGCCATGCCGTGCGCGGCAAGACGGTGCCCGCCGCCGACCTCGAGGCGACGCCGGCCGTCGACGTCGAGAAGGTGCTTCAGGAGTTTTCCGACACCAACCCTGCGGCGCTCGAGGCGTTTGTCAACGCCGGGGGACTCGCCGTGGCGATGGCCAAGGTCAACGGCCTGATCGCCCCCGACGCGCCGCCGTTCGTCCAGCCGCGGAAGCTGTTCGTGCGCGTCGACCTGCCGGCGGGGATCGACCCCGAGGCGGGGCCGGCGGCCGTCGCCGACGCCTTGCGCCCCTGGCTCCGTGGTGAGCAGAAGGTGGAGATCGACGGCCGGCCGACCGACCTGTTTGCGGCGGTGATCGTGCCCGAGGACATCGCCGACCACGTCAGCCGCCCCGGCGGGGTGCCGCGCGTGCCGGAGCCGGGGGAGAGCGTGCAGTATTGGGCGGCCAACCTCGCCGACACCGACCTGCGGACCGAGATCGAGCGCGCGATCAACGACCAGCAGCGGCGCGCCGAGTATGTCGCCAAGGGGATGGATGCCGCGGCCGTCCAGGCGGTCCAGCGGACGAGCGTGCCGGTGGTCAAACTCGATCCGCGGAAGGCGAGCGGCCGCGAGCAGGTGAGCCTCGCCGACCAGCTCCGCCAGTGGGCGCCGGTGGGGTTCGTGTACCTCCTGTGGACGTCGATCTTCGCCGTCGCCTCGCTGCTGCTCAACAACACGATCGAGGAGAAGTCGAACCGCCTCGTCGAGGTGCTGCTGTCGAGCGTCACGCCCGGCGAGCTGATGTTCGGCAAGCTCCTGGGGATCGCCGCGGTCGGGCTGACGATGATCCTGGCGTGGATCGCCGGAATGGTCGGGATGCTGTGGTGGAACGCCGGCCCGCAGGCGGAGCAGGCGCGGAGCCTCCTCGACGTGGTGACACGCTCCGGGCTGCTGCCGGCGTTCGTCGGCTACTTCATCCTCGGCTACCTGCTCTACGGGAGCCTGTTTCTGGCGCTCGGCAGCGTGTGCAACACGCTCAAGGAGGCGCAGAACATGATGCAGCCGGTGATGCTGGTGATGATCGTGCCGCTGCTGACGATGATGTTCATCCCCAAGGATCCCAACGGCACGCTGGCGCGGGTGATGTCGTGGATCCCGATCTACACGCCGTTCGTGATGATGAACCGGGCCGCGGCCTCGCCGCCGCCATGGGAGATCGTCGGCACGACCCTCCTCCTGCTGGCGGCGGTGGCGGTGACGCTCTGTCTCGCCGGCCGGATCTTCGCCACCGGCATCCTCCGCACCGGGCAGCCGCCGCGGCTGGTCGAGCTGTGGCAGTGGCTTGTCCGCGGGGCGTGA
- a CDS encoding ATP-binding cassette domain-containing protein, whose product MSQSSQPVLVLDGLKKSFGAFTAVHDVSLSVPRGSVYGFLGPNGAGKTTTIRMALSIYQPTAGRVTVLGQPSALLVRDRIGYLPEEKGLYKKMRACDIIAYFASLKGMPSAAARKRALELLDKYGLGEFATRKCEALSKGMGQKVQVLASIAHHPEFVILDEPFSGLDPVNQQVLEDLIEDLKREGTTIVFSTHIMEHAERLCDRLVLIARGRAVFDGTVAEARRTIPRRIVIRTPVDPGRLRGMPGVTGLTALGGDRHEVTLADDGDADAILAACFRDGIPLVGFDRSEPTLRDVFLRLVGAEQAAEEVA is encoded by the coding sequence GTGTCGCAGTCGTCGCAACCCGTCCTCGTCCTCGACGGGCTGAAGAAGTCGTTCGGCGCGTTTACCGCCGTCCACGACGTCTCCCTCTCCGTGCCCCGGGGGAGCGTGTACGGCTTCCTCGGCCCCAACGGCGCCGGGAAGACGACCACGATCCGGATGGCGCTGTCGATCTACCAGCCGACCGCCGGCCGCGTGACGGTCCTCGGTCAGCCGTCGGCGCTCCTGGTCCGCGACCGGATCGGTTACCTGCCGGAAGAGAAGGGGCTCTACAAGAAGATGCGCGCCTGCGACATCATCGCCTACTTCGCCTCGCTCAAGGGGATGCCCTCGGCCGCGGCCCGGAAGCGCGCCCTCGAACTGCTCGACAAGTACGGCCTCGGCGAATTCGCCACGCGAAAGTGCGAGGCGCTCTCCAAGGGGATGGGGCAGAAGGTCCAGGTGCTGGCGTCGATCGCCCACCACCCCGAATTCGTGATCCTCGACGAGCCGTTTTCCGGCCTCGACCCGGTCAACCAGCAGGTCCTCGAAGACCTCATCGAGGACCTCAAGCGCGAGGGGACGACGATCGTCTTTTCGACCCACATCATGGAACACGCCGAGCGGCTCTGCGATCGGCTGGTGCTCATCGCCCGCGGCCGGGCGGTGTTCGACGGCACCGTCGCCGAGGCGCGGCGGACGATCCCGCGGCGGATCGTGATCCGCACCCCCGTCGACCCCGGGCGGCTCCGCGGCATGCCCGGCGTCACCGGGCTGACGGCGCTCGGCGGCGACCGCCACGAGGTCACGCTCGCCGACGATGGCGACGCCGACGCGATCCTCGCCGCCTGCTTCCGCGACGGCATCCCGCTGGTGGGCTTCGATCGCAGCGAGCCGACGCTCCGCGACGTGTTCCTGCGCTTGGTGGGGGCTGAACAGGCCGCGGAGGAAGTGGCATGA
- a CDS encoding malonate transporter — protein MLIYGTALLGGCLLGGRLAGAWLARQVGVAGDVGGVGIAMLLLVATTALLRRSGRLDAQTTTGIGYWGGIYIPIVVAMAATLDVRAALGGGVVAAVAAGAVVAAAFCLVPVIVRIGGRLPGRDGETA, from the coding sequence ATGCTGATCTACGGTACGGCCCTGCTCGGCGGCTGCCTGCTCGGCGGCCGGTTGGCCGGGGCGTGGCTCGCGCGGCAGGTCGGTGTCGCCGGCGACGTCGGCGGCGTCGGGATCGCGATGCTCCTGCTCGTCGCCACCACCGCCCTGCTCCGCCGGTCCGGCCGGCTCGACGCCCAGACGACGACGGGAATCGGCTACTGGGGCGGCATCTACATCCCGATCGTCGTCGCCATGGCGGCCACGCTCGACGTCCGCGCTGCGCTCGGCGGCGGAGTCGTGGCGGCCGTCGCGGCCGGGGCGGTCGTGGCGGCGGCGTTTTGCCTCGTGCCGGTGATCGTGCGGATCGGCGGACGGTTGCCGGGCCGCGACGGGGAGACCGCATGA
- the madM gene encoding malonate transporter subunit MadM has protein sequence MTLDPAAFKPLTDVLAAEGLVTALVLVGMITWGAEAVARHLLRGRVPGSVVAILAGLALAWWGGTVSGGTRGAAGIPWLAGLGLLGGATLRDLAIVATAFGIRPAELAGAGAAGVVGLITGLVVAFALGGVSAYACGYRDPVAVTTIAAGAATYIVGPVTGSALGAGADVIAVAFAAGVIKAILVMLLTPLVARSIGLDNPRAAAVYGGLMGTNSGVVGGLAATDPALVPYGALTATFYTGLGCLVGPSIVHGVVRLLLG, from the coding sequence ATGACGCTCGATCCGGCCGCCTTCAAGCCGCTCACCGACGTCCTCGCCGCCGAAGGGCTGGTCACGGCGCTAGTGCTCGTGGGGATGATCACGTGGGGCGCGGAAGCGGTCGCCCGCCACCTGCTCCGCGGCCGCGTGCCGGGATCGGTGGTCGCGATCCTCGCCGGGCTGGCGCTGGCCTGGTGGGGAGGAACCGTGAGCGGCGGCACGCGCGGTGCCGCCGGGATCCCCTGGCTCGCCGGGCTCGGGCTGCTCGGCGGCGCCACGCTCCGCGACCTGGCGATCGTGGCCACGGCGTTCGGCATCCGCCCGGCCGAGTTGGCAGGCGCCGGGGCGGCAGGAGTCGTCGGTCTGATCACGGGCCTCGTCGTCGCGTTCGCCCTCGGCGGCGTGAGCGCCTATGCCTGCGGCTACCGCGATCCGGTGGCGGTGACGACGATCGCCGCCGGAGCGGCTACCTACATCGTCGGCCCCGTCACCGGCTCGGCGCTCGGCGCGGGGGCCGACGTGATCGCCGTGGCGTTCGCCGCCGGCGTCATCAAGGCGATCCTCGTGATGCTCCTCACGCCCCTCGTCGCCCGGTCGATCGGCCTCGACAACCCCCGCGCCGCCGCGGTGTACGGCGGACTGATGGGCACCAACAGCGGCGTCGTCGGCGGCTTGGCCGCGACCGATCCGGCACTCGTGCCGTATGGCGCGCTGACGGCGACGTTTTACACGGGGCTCGGCTGCCTCGTCGGGCCGTCGATCGTCCATGGCGTCGTGCGCCTCCTCCTCGGATGA
- a CDS encoding AMP-binding protein encodes MLPIIDRVARHGSAVAVRDGLGSAVAVRDGLGSAVAVRDGLGSAVAVRDGMGTTTYTSLLDRSAALAAALLGGRGDLAGERIGILVEPDAAFVAALWGVWRAGGIAVPLSLHATADELAHVVADAGIGTALADDHLAASRQDVFARRGMRLLDPRRAAAPATPLPDVDPTRPGLMLFTSGTTARPKGVVTTHRCIQAQIESLVAAWRWSSADRIPLFLPLHHVHGLINVVSCAAWAGATVTALGKFDPAEVSAAVAADEFTLFMAVPTIFVRLLEALDGLAAPDRARVAAGFGRLRLVVSGSAALPASVFERFATITGQRILERYGMTEIGMALSNPYDGPRRPGHVGGPLPGVAVRLWSDASRGAPPPGEPGEIQVRGDTVFAGYWGQPEATAAAFVDGWFRTGDVAVIEEGSYRILGRSSVDIIKSGGYKLSALEIEAALLDCPAIADCAVVGLPDDTWGETVAAAVVLRAGTELSLEAVRDWARQRLSPYKLPRALVCVAALPRNAMGKVTKPAVRELFDAT; translated from the coding sequence ATGCTTCCGATCATCGACCGGGTGGCTCGACATGGCTCAGCCGTCGCCGTCCGCGACGGATTGGGCTCAGCCGTCGCCGTCCGCGACGGATTGGGCTCAGCCGTCGCCGTCCGCGACGGATTGGGCTCAGCCGTCGCCGTCCGCGACGGGATGGGCACGACGACCTACACCTCGCTTCTCGACCGCTCGGCGGCGCTGGCAGCGGCGCTGCTCGGTGGCCGTGGCGATCTCGCGGGCGAACGCATCGGGATCCTCGTCGAACCCGACGCGGCGTTCGTGGCGGCGCTGTGGGGTGTGTGGCGGGCCGGCGGGATCGCCGTGCCGCTGTCGCTCCATGCCACGGCCGACGAATTGGCCCATGTCGTCGCCGATGCCGGGATCGGCACCGCGCTCGCCGACGACCACCTCGCCGCCAGCCGCCAAGACGTTTTCGCACGCCGCGGAATGCGACTGCTCGATCCGCGCCGGGCCGCCGCGCCGGCCACGCCCCTCCCCGACGTCGACCCCACGCGCCCCGGTCTGATGCTGTTCACCAGCGGCACGACCGCGCGCCCCAAGGGGGTGGTGACCACTCACCGCTGCATCCAGGCCCAGATCGAATCGCTCGTCGCGGCGTGGCGCTGGAGCAGTGCCGATCGGATTCCCCTGTTCCTGCCGCTGCACCATGTCCACGGGCTGATCAACGTCGTGTCGTGCGCGGCGTGGGCCGGGGCGACGGTCACGGCACTGGGGAAATTCGACCCCGCGGAGGTATCGGCCGCGGTCGCCGCCGACGAGTTCACGCTGTTCATGGCGGTGCCGACGATCTTCGTCCGCCTGCTCGAGGCGCTCGACGGCCTCGCGGCTCCCGACCGGGCGCGTGTCGCGGCGGGATTCGGCCGGCTGCGGCTGGTCGTGTCGGGATCGGCGGCGCTGCCGGCCAGCGTGTTCGAGCGCTTCGCCACGATCACCGGGCAGCGGATCCTCGAGCGCTACGGGATGACCGAGATCGGGATGGCGCTGTCCAATCCCTACGACGGCCCGCGCCGCCCCGGCCATGTCGGCGGGCCGCTTCCCGGCGTCGCCGTGCGGCTGTGGAGCGACGCTTCCCGCGGCGCACCGCCGCCAGGCGAACCGGGCGAAATCCAGGTCCGCGGCGACACGGTCTTCGCCGGCTACTGGGGGCAGCCGGAGGCGACGGCGGCGGCGTTCGTCGACGGCTGGTTTCGGACCGGCGACGTGGCGGTGATCGAGGAGGGGTCGTACCGGATCCTCGGCCGGTCGAGCGTCGACATCATCAAGAGCGGCGGCTACAAGCTCTCGGCGCTGGAGATCGAGGCGGCACTGCTCGACTGCCCGGCGATCGCCGACTGCGCGGTCGTCGGCCTCCCCGACGACACCTGGGGGGAGACGGTGGCCGCCGCGGTCGTGCTCCGCGCTGGCACGGAACTGTCGCTCGAGGCAGTTCGCGACTGGGCCCGCCAGCGCCTGTCTCCCTACAAGCTGCCGCGTGCGCTCGTCTGCGTGGCGGCACTCCCGCGCAACGCCATGGGGAAAGTCACCAAGCCGGCAGTTCGCGAACTGTTCGACGCCACGTGA
- a CDS encoding DUF962 domain-containing protein encodes MAARRTVGEWLDAYGECHRNPINKAFHWVCVPAITVSVLALVASLPCPALLRGVGLDWAVIVVALATLFYLRLSPRLAVGMVLFSALALAAIRMFAARGPVPLWGAALGVFVVAWVGQFIGHAIEGKKPSFLDDVKFLLIGPIWLLADLYRRLGLWPAPAR; translated from the coding sequence GTGGCCGCGCGACGCACCGTCGGCGAGTGGCTCGACGCCTATGGCGAGTGCCACCGCAACCCGATCAACAAGGCGTTCCACTGGGTCTGCGTGCCGGCGATCACCGTCAGCGTGCTGGCGCTGGTCGCGTCGCTTCCCTGCCCGGCCCTGTTGAGAGGTGTCGGCCTCGACTGGGCGGTGATCGTCGTCGCGCTGGCGACGCTGTTTTACCTCCGCCTCTCGCCGCGCCTGGCGGTGGGGATGGTGCTGTTTTCGGCGCTGGCGCTGGCGGCGATCCGGATGTTCGCGGCCCGCGGCCCGGTGCCGCTGTGGGGGGCGGCGCTGGGGGTGTTTGTCGTCGCCTGGGTCGGGCAGTTCATCGGCCATGCGATCGAGGGGAAGAAGCCGTCGTTTCTCGACGACGTGAAGTTCCTCCTCATCGGCCCGATCTGGCTGCTCGCCGATCTCTACCGGCGCCTTGGCCTGTGGCCGGCGCCTGCACGGTGA
- a CDS encoding penicillin acylase family protein: MQRHGHGAASRSRGNAWGVATAVAVAAGLGAPAAWAQTVVDRAAPAVEDRQPVASERARELARTVTIRRDAYGVPHVSAPTDAGCVFGFLYAQAEDYFWQIEDSYLRAIGRAAEVYGEGELPADLVNRALGIGRLSHDEYAAASPAGKALFDAAAEGLNWFLDTHPEVRPRLITRFEGWHVPAFRRFMLYQSFIYRKSGLAPREILAAVKEVRADGDGPVGLLPATLDHVARLAEADAEADLLAAHVGSNMWAVAPRKSASGKALMFINPHQPFFGPGQWYEGHLTSAEGWNLLGACFFGSPFPTLGHNEHLAWSHTVNEPDIADVWEIAVDPQDPARYRHGDGSRALESWTDTIGVLTDGAVVPRTFRFTKTHHGPIVAVRAGKPLALRLAKFEEGGTLEQWQAMGKARNVAEFKEALAHCDVPMFNCLVADSAGEIFFVYNGAIPKRDPAFDWTRPVDGADPRTDWQGYHTLDELPQLANPTCGFLQNCNQGPLTTVPHGRELAAGATDENPAAARFPKYMIGERDRDNGRARISRRILGATEPFDFDAWARAGFDTRVIEAEARVPELVAEYDAVKKTDAARAEKLGPAVEALRTWDCVSTVESVPMTLFVLTFDRVMQMVQKMDLLNSPRLRALEATVADLEKDFGTWQVKWGEINRLQRIHGSEIDMEGRGAFSDDEPSLPVAGSPGPVGIVFNFYTRPQAGQKRRYGVAGHSYVGVVELGDGIRARTVLQFGQSGDPQSPHWFDQAPLYAAGEYKPSLFTADEIDRHAGPAYHPGEPRPAPHRAAAARP; the protein is encoded by the coding sequence ATGCAACGGCACGGTCATGGCGCGGCGAGTCGGAGCAGGGGCAACGCCTGGGGCGTCGCCACGGCGGTCGCCGTCGCGGCCGGTCTCGGTGCGCCCGCTGCCTGGGCCCAGACGGTCGTCGACCGGGCGGCGCCGGCGGTCGAGGACCGCCAGCCGGTGGCCAGTGAGCGGGCCCGGGAGCTTGCCCGGACCGTGACGATCCGCCGCGATGCCTACGGCGTGCCGCACGTCTCGGCCCCGACCGACGCCGGCTGTGTGTTCGGATTTCTCTACGCGCAGGCCGAGGACTATTTCTGGCAGATCGAAGACAGCTACCTCCGGGCCATCGGCCGCGCCGCGGAAGTCTATGGCGAGGGGGAGTTGCCGGCGGATCTGGTCAACCGCGCCTTGGGGATCGGCCGGCTGTCGCACGACGAATACGCCGCCGCCTCACCGGCCGGCAAGGCGCTGTTCGACGCCGCCGCCGAAGGGCTAAACTGGTTTCTCGACACCCATCCCGAGGTCCGGCCGCGGCTGATCACGCGCTTCGAGGGCTGGCACGTGCCGGCGTTCCGGCGCTTCATGCTCTACCAGTCGTTCATCTACCGCAAAAGCGGCCTCGCGCCGCGCGAGATCCTCGCCGCCGTGAAGGAAGTCCGTGCCGACGGCGATGGCCCGGTCGGGCTGCTCCCCGCCACGCTCGACCATGTCGCGCGGCTGGCCGAGGCCGACGCCGAGGCCGACCTGCTGGCGGCCCACGTCGGCTCCAACATGTGGGCCGTCGCGCCGCGGAAGTCGGCGTCGGGCAAGGCGCTGATGTTCATCAATCCGCACCAGCCGTTCTTCGGACCGGGGCAGTGGTACGAGGGGCATCTCACGAGCGCCGAGGGCTGGAACCTCCTCGGCGCCTGCTTCTTCGGCTCGCCGTTTCCCACGCTCGGTCACAACGAGCACCTCGCCTGGAGCCACACCGTCAACGAGCCCGACATCGCCGACGTCTGGGAGATCGCCGTCGATCCGCAGGATCCGGCCCGCTACCGGCATGGCGACGGCAGCCGGGCGCTCGAATCATGGACCGACACGATCGGCGTGCTCACTGACGGCGCGGTCGTCCCGCGGACGTTCCGGTTCACGAAGACCCACCATGGCCCGATCGTCGCGGTCCGCGCGGGGAAGCCGCTCGCCCTCCGGCTGGCGAAATTCGAGGAGGGGGGCACGCTCGAACAGTGGCAGGCGATGGGCAAGGCGCGGAACGTGGCCGAGTTCAAGGAGGCGCTGGCCCACTGCGACGTGCCGATGTTCAACTGCCTCGTCGCCGACTCTGCCGGCGAGATCTTCTTCGTCTACAACGGGGCGATCCCGAAGCGCGACCCGGCCTTCGACTGGACCAGGCCGGTCGACGGCGCCGACCCGCGGACCGACTGGCAGGGCTACCACACGCTCGACGAACTGCCGCAGCTTGCCAACCCCACGTGCGGCTTCCTCCAGAACTGCAACCAGGGCCCGCTGACGACCGTGCCCCACGGCCGCGAGTTGGCCGCCGGGGCGACCGACGAAAACCCCGCCGCGGCCCGGTTCCCGAAATACATGATCGGCGAGCGTGACCGCGACAACGGCCGGGCGCGGATCTCGCGGCGGATCCTCGGGGCGACCGAGCCATTCGATTTCGATGCCTGGGCGCGGGCCGGGTTCGACACGCGCGTGATCGAAGCCGAAGCGCGCGTGCCGGAGCTGGTCGCCGAGTACGACGCGGTCAAGAAGACCGACGCGGCCCGTGCCGAGAAGCTCGGCCCGGCAGTCGAGGCGCTGCGGACCTGGGACTGCGTCAGCACGGTCGAGTCGGTGCCGATGACGCTGTTCGTCCTCACGTTCGACCGCGTCATGCAGATGGTGCAGAAGATGGACCTGCTCAATTCGCCGCGCCTCCGGGCGCTTGAAGCGACGGTCGCCGACCTGGAAAAGGATTTCGGTACCTGGCAGGTGAAGTGGGGGGAGATCAACCGCCTCCAGCGGATCCACGGCTCGGAGATCGACATGGAGGGGCGTGGGGCGTTCAGCGACGACGAGCCGAGCCTCCCCGTGGCGGGGTCGCCGGGGCCGGTGGGGATCGTGTTCAACTTCTACACCCGGCCGCAGGCCGGACAGAAGCGGCGCTACGGCGTCGCCGGCCACAGCTACGTCGGCGTCGTCGAACTGGGCGACGGCATCCGGGCCCGGACGGTGCTCCAGTTCGGGCAGTCGGGCGACCCGCAGTCGCCCCACTGGTTCGACCAGGCGCCGCTGTATGCCGCCGGCGAGTACAAGCCGTCGCTGTTCACCGCCGACGAGATCGACCGGCATGCCGGGCCGGCCTACCATCCCGGCGAGCCACGGCCGGCGCCGCACCGCGCCGCCGCGGCGCGGCCCTGA
- a CDS encoding acryloyl-CoA reductase codes for MFSRFTAYRIHQADGGVAARYETLALEDLSPGDVVIRVRHSGVNYKDALAATGAGKILRRFPLVGGIDLAGTVVASSDPRWREGAEVLVTGCGLSETHDGGYAEFARVPGDWVVALPEGFDSHAAMALGTAGFTAALAIHRLEQQGLERGAGAVVVTGASGGVGSVAIDLLAARGYRVVAVTGKPDAADHLRALGAAEVIPRASLDLGTRPLEQARYAAAIDNVGGPLLAWLTRSVGPGGAIAAVGMAGGSELHTTVMPLIIRGVDLLGIASAQTPRPTRLTVWRRLGGDLRPRHLGRIAPRTIPLAELPGAFAPLLSGSVVGRTVVAIGGAGA; via the coding sequence ATGTTCTCCCGCTTCACCGCCTACCGGATCCACCAGGCCGACGGCGGCGTCGCCGCGCGCTACGAGACGCTGGCGCTCGAGGACCTGTCGCCCGGCGACGTCGTGATCCGCGTCCGCCACTCGGGCGTCAACTACAAAGACGCGCTGGCCGCCACCGGCGCCGGGAAGATCCTCAGGCGCTTTCCGCTCGTCGGCGGGATCGACCTCGCCGGCACGGTCGTCGCCTCGTCCGATCCGCGTTGGCGCGAAGGGGCCGAGGTCCTCGTCACCGGCTGCGGGCTCTCCGAGACCCACGACGGCGGCTACGCCGAGTTCGCCCGCGTGCCCGGCGATTGGGTCGTCGCCCTCCCGGAAGGGTTCGATTCCCACGCCGCGATGGCGCTGGGGACGGCCGGGTTCACCGCGGCGCTGGCGATCCACCGCCTCGAGCAGCAGGGCCTCGAGCGCGGGGCAGGCGCGGTGGTCGTCACCGGCGCCAGCGGCGGCGTGGGGAGCGTGGCGATCGACCTGCTGGCGGCGCGCGGCTACCGGGTCGTCGCCGTCACGGGCAAGCCGGATGCCGCCGATCACCTCCGGGCGCTGGGCGCCGCCGAGGTCATTCCGCGCGCGAGCCTCGACCTCGGCACGCGGCCGCTCGAGCAGGCGCGCTACGCCGCGGCGATCGACAACGTCGGCGGTCCGCTGCTGGCCTGGCTCACGCGCTCGGTCGGCCCCGGCGGGGCGATCGCCGCCGTCGGGATGGCCGGCGGGAGCGAGCTGCACACGACGGTGATGCCGCTGATCATCCGCGGCGTCGATCTCCTCGGGATTGCCTCGGCGCAGACGCCGCGGCCGACGCGGCTCACGGTCTGGCGGCGCCTCGGCGGCGACCTGCGGCCGCGTCACCTCGGCCGGATCGCCCCACGGACGATTCCGTTGGCGGAGTTGCCCGGGGCGTTCGCCCCGCTGCTGTCCGGCAGTGTCGTCGGCCGTACGGTGGTGGCGATCGGCGGCGCCGGGGCGTGA